The Marinobacter subterrani genome has a segment encoding these proteins:
- the cysB gene encoding HTH-type transcriptional regulator CysB: MKLQQLRYIWEVAHHDLNVSATAQSLFTSQPGISKQIRLLEDELGLEVFARSGKHLTRITPGGEIIIREAGEILRRVEGIKKIAQEFSNQRKGDLSLATTHTQARYALPPVISGFIEEYPDVSLHMHQGTPMQISEMAANGAVDFAIATEAMELFNDLIMMPCYRWNRCVIVPRDHPLAKLPELTLPELAEYPLVTYVFGFTGRSKLDEAFQTQGLTPKVVFTAADADVIKTYVRLGLGVGIIASMAFDPKTDTDLVALDARKLFRPSVTRIGFRKGTFLRGYMYDFIQRFAPHLTKARVDEAVAHQGSRSEIEELFRDIELPTY, from the coding sequence ATGAAACTACAACAGTTGCGCTATATCTGGGAAGTCGCGCATCACGATCTCAATGTGTCCGCAACCGCTCAAAGCCTCTTTACCTCGCAACCCGGTATCTCCAAGCAGATCCGCCTGCTGGAGGATGAGCTGGGCCTGGAAGTGTTTGCCCGCAGCGGCAAACACCTTACCCGTATTACCCCGGGCGGGGAGATTATTATCCGGGAAGCGGGAGAGATTCTGCGGCGGGTAGAGGGTATCAAGAAAATTGCCCAGGAATTCAGCAACCAGCGCAAGGGTGACCTTAGCCTTGCCACCACCCATACCCAGGCCCGTTACGCACTGCCGCCGGTGATCAGTGGCTTCATCGAGGAATACCCCGATGTTTCCCTGCACATGCACCAGGGAACACCCATGCAGATTTCCGAGATGGCGGCCAATGGCGCTGTGGATTTTGCCATCGCCACCGAGGCCATGGAGCTGTTCAATGACCTGATCATGATGCCCTGCTACCGCTGGAACCGCTGTGTGATTGTGCCCAGGGATCATCCTTTGGCCAAGCTGCCGGAACTCACCCTGCCGGAGCTGGCGGAATACCCGCTGGTCACCTATGTATTCGGCTTTACCGGCAGGTCCAAGCTGGATGAAGCCTTCCAGACCCAGGGGCTGACGCCCAAGGTGGTATTTACCGCCGCAGACGCGGACGTGATCAAGACCTACGTGCGGCTTGGGCTTGGTGTCGGGATCATTGCCAGCATGGCGTTTGATCCGAAAACCGATACCGATCTGGTCGCCCTGGATGCCCGCAAGCTGTTCCGCCCCAGCGTAACGCGAATCGGCTTCCGCAAGGGCACTTTCCTCCGGGGCTATATGTACGATTTCATCCAGCGCTTTGCGCCGCACCTCACCAAGGCGAGAGTCGATGAGGCGGTTGCGCACCAGGGCAGCCGATCGGAGATCGAGGAGCTGTTCAGGGATATTGAGCTACCCACCTATTAA
- a CDS encoding LuxR C-terminal-related transcriptional regulator produces MLLTTKFLRPTSDPRAVKRERLSALLEPDSQRHLNLVVAPAGFGKTTLVAQWCSRSSSPTAWLSLDEHDDEPRRFWQYVTGAFEHAGLAGAGELRKQLAHQTDDAFTEAITGLINTLAQDGSSWSLVLDDFHFIQAPAIQRQFAYFVDYLPPGVTITLASRTEPPLPLARWRVRRWIQDIHPGLLAFSEEECRQFFHDTMGLAIPEEDVRAICRKTEGWVAAMQLSALSGSGGSAGSGQIGLDERHISDYVLTEVLDQQPQELADFLLETACCPRLCASLCDSIRSAGDSQEVLQKLLSQNLFLIPLDTRNEWFRYHDLFRDALLLRIRQNQPEKANRLWQKTVDWLLAHGHVQEGIAQIVRHEDWPWLARVLAEHGNNLIHGGYHLPVLDWLESLPRELVADNPQLQMLRIWGLFFANRVDTLAPLLTSLEDLLDRHVADSHPNAEGALGLQSEISLMRSYLARTRSDDKSATDLTRQVLKEIDHTRIPLKSVTYYGLGLDYYGKGELAEAEDALQSAVRYGQVEQKPSTVLSSGGLLAWIQYNRGDIDLALDTCTDIREWVDRHYADPSQPRLISCWQNSTLCEIHRERDHPQLAATHLQPLLEHVERGTEAGQHVVIQYVRGHLAFSEGKLQEAIEALEDAAQTARKRRDQILFEPPASTALLARCYLATGFPDKARACLDSRVDSEFTNPLNLEQNRISEARVLVAQNQPERAQEILSALLQPAERNAHNRHLVEILLVYGEALALQNRMDEARQMLTRAITRAAESGFMRLLAEESPYLRSLLLSLPALNTPGTWNSRVRAMLLKHGEATGNGEATEAAEAMASARAASERAAKPADTLPEPLSQRELEVLALIHQGHANKEIASRMQVAPATVKAHIRNLYGKLGVGRRTEALARARELGLLEA; encoded by the coding sequence ATGCTGCTGACCACCAAATTTCTCAGGCCAACCTCGGATCCCCGCGCGGTCAAGCGCGAGCGGCTGAGTGCGCTGCTCGAGCCCGACAGCCAGAGGCACCTGAACCTGGTGGTTGCGCCGGCGGGTTTTGGCAAAACCACCCTGGTGGCGCAATGGTGCTCCCGGTCATCCTCTCCAACCGCCTGGCTTTCCCTCGATGAGCACGATGATGAGCCCAGGCGCTTCTGGCAGTACGTCACAGGGGCCTTTGAGCACGCGGGCCTGGCCGGCGCCGGTGAATTGCGCAAACAGCTCGCTCACCAAACCGATGATGCCTTCACCGAGGCCATTACCGGGCTGATCAACACTCTCGCTCAGGACGGCAGTTCCTGGTCGCTGGTTCTGGACGACTTCCATTTCATCCAGGCCCCCGCGATCCAGCGGCAGTTCGCGTATTTTGTCGATTACCTGCCTCCGGGTGTGACAATAACCCTGGCCTCCCGGACGGAACCGCCACTGCCCCTGGCGCGGTGGCGGGTGCGCCGCTGGATTCAGGACATCCACCCTGGCCTGCTGGCGTTCTCGGAAGAGGAATGCCGGCAGTTCTTTCACGACACCATGGGCCTGGCGATTCCAGAGGAGGATGTCCGGGCAATCTGCCGAAAAACCGAAGGCTGGGTCGCTGCCATGCAGCTGTCGGCGCTCTCCGGAAGCGGTGGCTCTGCGGGCAGCGGGCAGATTGGTCTCGATGAGCGCCACATCAGTGACTATGTTCTGACCGAGGTGCTGGACCAGCAACCTCAGGAACTCGCCGACTTTCTGCTGGAAACCGCCTGTTGTCCGCGGCTGTGCGCGTCTTTGTGTGATTCCATTCGTAGCGCCGGCGACAGCCAGGAGGTCCTGCAGAAGCTGCTCAGCCAGAACCTGTTCCTGATCCCCCTCGACACCCGGAACGAATGGTTTCGTTACCATGATCTGTTCCGCGATGCCCTGCTCCTGCGTATTCGCCAGAACCAACCCGAAAAAGCGAACCGGCTCTGGCAGAAAACCGTAGACTGGCTGCTGGCCCACGGCCATGTGCAGGAGGGCATCGCCCAGATCGTGCGCCATGAGGACTGGCCCTGGCTTGCCCGGGTACTGGCCGAGCATGGCAATAACCTGATTCACGGCGGCTACCATTTACCGGTGCTGGACTGGCTTGAATCACTGCCCCGGGAACTGGTTGCCGACAACCCGCAGCTCCAGATGCTGCGAATCTGGGGCCTGTTCTTCGCCAACCGGGTGGATACCCTGGCGCCCCTGCTGACCTCGCTGGAAGACCTTCTGGACCGGCATGTGGCGGATTCCCACCCCAATGCCGAGGGTGCGCTCGGGCTGCAAAGTGAAATTTCGCTGATGCGGTCCTACCTGGCCCGGACCCGCAGCGATGATAAAAGCGCTACGGATCTTACCCGACAGGTTCTGAAGGAAATTGACCACACCCGCATTCCCCTGAAGTCGGTTACCTACTACGGCCTGGGGCTGGACTATTATGGCAAGGGCGAGCTTGCTGAGGCCGAAGACGCGCTGCAGTCCGCCGTGCGTTATGGTCAAGTCGAGCAAAAGCCAAGCACGGTGCTCTCCAGCGGCGGATTGCTGGCATGGATCCAGTACAACCGTGGCGATATTGATCTGGCCCTGGATACCTGCACGGATATCCGTGAGTGGGTAGACCGGCACTACGCCGACCCCAGCCAGCCGCGGCTGATTTCCTGCTGGCAGAACAGCACCCTGTGCGAAATTCACCGGGAGCGGGACCATCCACAACTTGCCGCCACCCACCTGCAGCCCCTGCTCGAACACGTCGAGCGCGGCACTGAGGCCGGGCAGCATGTCGTTATTCAATACGTTCGAGGCCATCTTGCCTTCAGCGAAGGCAAACTGCAGGAAGCGATCGAGGCGCTGGAAGATGCCGCCCAGACCGCCCGCAAGCGCCGGGACCAGATTCTTTTCGAGCCACCGGCGAGCACCGCCCTGCTGGCCCGATGCTACCTGGCTACCGGCTTCCCGGATAAAGCCCGGGCCTGCCTGGATTCCAGGGTGGATTCCGAATTCACCAACCCCCTGAACCTGGAGCAGAACCGGATCAGTGAAGCGCGGGTGCTGGTGGCTCAGAACCAGCCTGAACGGGCCCAGGAAATTCTCAGTGCCCTGCTGCAGCCGGCGGAGCGCAACGCTCACAACCGCCATCTGGTGGAAATCCTGCTGGTGTATGGTGAGGCCCTGGCCCTGCAGAACCGGATGGACGAGGCCCGTCAAATGCTCACCCGGGCCATCACCCGCGCCGCCGAATCCGGATTCATGCGCCTGCTGGCAGAAGAAAGCCCGTACCTGCGCTCACTCCTGCTGTCGTTACCCGCGCTGAACACGCCGGGCACCTGGAACAGCCGTGTCCGGGCCATGCTACTGAAACACGGGGAAGCGACTGGAAACGGCGAGGCAACCGAGGCGGCTGAGGCTATGGCTTCGGCCAGGGCCGCGTCAGAGCGAGCCGCCAAACCAGCGGATACCCTTCCCGAGCCGCTCAGCCAGAGGGAGCTGGAGGTACTGGCACTGATTCATCAGGGCCATGCCAATAAAGAAATCGCCTCCCGGATGCAGGTGGCCCCGGCAACCGTAAAGGCTCACATCCGCAACCTGTATGGCAAGCTGGGCGTGGGCCGCAGAACCGAAGCCCTCGCCCGGGCGCGGGAACTCGGCCTTCTGGAAGCCTGA
- the dinG gene encoding ATP-dependent DNA helicase DinG produces the protein MALTDDTKQEIQQGYRDVLAGKQIRARYGQRLMIAEIARYMGEITENDGQRTSPASACVVEAGTGTGKTLAYLIAAIPVAKALGKTLVISTATVALQDQIVLKDLPDLKKHSTMDFNWTLAKGRGRYLCMSRLEARLHDEGNGDSDTMPLFLLDGPKSEEPGTRAFFEEMLASYGSRNWDGDRDHWPEQIPDDVWRQVTTDHRQCTNRHCSYFDSCAFFDARKDLDDADIVVANHDLVLADLALGGGAILPEPENALYIFDEAHHLPDKALNHFAASVPLNSTRQWLKQLSQALVKMQPYLPGGSQAAKSLDRIGSASRDVDLVLARVYEEAEQNTGWEFNEERRTAQWRYPEGALPEAMAELSAEARIATANLVRQLGVLADELQGAFDERKEHEIDRETAEAWYPVIGSFHSRAEDQLRLWTAWCEQGGATQGDAAEDSDAGNEQGPKTPSFKSPPPARWAVRQRWDHAEDITLYSSPVLADNLLYSRLWSRAYGAVLTSATLTALGRFDRLNSRAGLPQGSRFLVVPSSFRYAEMATVEVPAMSAMPTDDGFADELIRRLPDLWAGEKATLVLFTSRRQMIQVRDALAPEYPDLIITQDDMAKGEVLRQHCSRVDEGRPSVLFGVASFAEGIDLPGKYLHHVVITRLPFSVPDDPIESSLAEWVTQRGGNPFMEITVPDASIKLVQAVGRLLRTEQDTGRVTILDRRIIARRYGQLLLDALPPFRRIIER, from the coding sequence ATGGCCCTGACTGACGACACCAAACAGGAAATCCAGCAAGGCTACCGCGACGTTCTGGCGGGCAAGCAGATCCGTGCGCGCTACGGCCAGCGGTTGATGATCGCCGAAATTGCCAGATACATGGGCGAGATCACCGAGAACGATGGCCAGAGAACCTCGCCGGCGTCGGCCTGTGTCGTCGAGGCGGGAACCGGTACCGGCAAGACTCTCGCCTACCTGATTGCGGCCATTCCCGTGGCCAAGGCCCTGGGTAAGACCCTGGTCATTTCCACTGCGACCGTGGCACTGCAGGACCAGATCGTGCTGAAAGACCTGCCGGATCTGAAAAAGCACAGCACCATGGATTTCAACTGGACCCTGGCCAAGGGCCGGGGCCGGTATCTCTGCATGTCCCGGCTGGAGGCGCGCCTGCACGACGAAGGCAACGGCGACAGCGACACCATGCCGCTTTTCCTGCTGGATGGGCCGAAATCGGAGGAGCCGGGTACCCGGGCTTTCTTCGAGGAGATGCTGGCCAGCTACGGCTCAAGAAACTGGGACGGTGACCGGGACCACTGGCCCGAGCAGATTCCTGACGATGTCTGGCGCCAGGTCACAACCGACCACCGGCAATGCACCAACCGCCACTGCAGTTATTTCGATAGCTGCGCGTTTTTCGACGCCCGGAAAGATCTGGATGACGCCGACATTGTAGTGGCGAACCATGATCTGGTGCTGGCGGACCTGGCGCTCGGTGGCGGTGCCATCCTGCCGGAGCCGGAAAACGCTCTGTATATTTTTGATGAGGCCCACCACCTGCCGGACAAGGCCCTGAATCACTTCGCCGCTTCGGTTCCCCTCAACTCGACCCGACAGTGGCTGAAGCAGCTCTCCCAGGCGCTGGTTAAAATGCAGCCGTACCTGCCGGGGGGCAGCCAGGCGGCCAAGAGCCTTGACCGGATTGGCTCGGCCTCCCGGGATGTTGATCTGGTTCTGGCCAGGGTTTACGAGGAAGCCGAACAGAACACCGGCTGGGAGTTCAACGAGGAGCGCCGAACGGCCCAGTGGCGATATCCCGAGGGGGCGCTGCCTGAGGCCATGGCGGAACTGTCGGCCGAGGCCCGGATTGCCACTGCCAACCTGGTGCGCCAGTTGGGGGTCCTTGCCGACGAATTGCAGGGCGCCTTTGACGAGCGCAAGGAACACGAGATTGACCGGGAAACCGCCGAAGCCTGGTATCCGGTGATTGGTTCCTTCCACAGCCGGGCCGAGGATCAGTTGAGATTGTGGACCGCCTGGTGCGAGCAGGGCGGCGCAACCCAGGGAGACGCTGCCGAGGATTCGGACGCAGGCAACGAACAGGGGCCGAAGACGCCCTCCTTCAAAAGCCCGCCACCGGCGCGCTGGGCGGTTCGCCAGCGGTGGGACCATGCCGAGGACATCACGCTCTACAGCTCGCCAGTGTTGGCGGACAACCTGCTGTATTCCCGGCTCTGGTCCCGGGCATACGGGGCTGTGCTGACCAGCGCAACGCTGACCGCCCTTGGGCGCTTTGACCGGCTTAACTCCCGGGCCGGCTTGCCGCAGGGCAGCCGGTTCCTGGTGGTGCCCAGCTCCTTCCGTTATGCCGAGATGGCCACCGTGGAAGTGCCGGCGATGTCGGCCATGCCCACGGATGACGGTTTTGCCGATGAGCTGATTCGGCGGCTGCCGGATCTTTGGGCGGGTGAGAAGGCAACCCTGGTGCTGTTCACCTCCCGGCGACAGATGATTCAGGTGCGGGATGCCCTGGCCCCGGAGTATCCGGACCTGATCATTACCCAGGACGACATGGCCAAGGGTGAGGTGCTTCGGCAGCATTGCAGCCGTGTCGACGAGGGCCGGCCCAGCGTGCTGTTCGGGGTGGCCAGCTTTGCCGAGGGTATCGACCTGCCCGGCAAGTATCTGCACCACGTGGTGATCACCCGCCTGCCGTTCTCGGTGCCGGATGACCCCATTGAGTCCAGCCTTGCCGAGTGGGTGACCCAGCGAGGGGGCAATCCGTTCATGGAAATCACCGTGCCCGATGCCTCGATCAAGCTGGTTCAGGCGGTCGGGCGCCTGCTCAGGACCGAGCAGGATACCGGGCGCGTCACTATACTGGACCGCCGGATTATTGCCCGCCGCTACGGCCAGCTCCTGCTGGATGCCTTGCCGCCGTTCCGGCGGATCATCGAACGCTGA
- a CDS encoding ExeA family protein, with product MYYDFFGFTEPPFSIAPDPRYLYLSGRHKEALAHLMYGVQGQGGFIVITGEVGTGKTTVSRCFIENVPDHVDIALILNPRLSARELLSSICDELEIPHDIGATIKQLVDLINQDLLKAHAAGRHKVLMIDEAQNLSADVLEQLRLLTNLETAEKKLLQIVLLGQPELQEMLALPELRQLNQRVTARYHLDAIGKDELPAYLRYRLSVAGMRGDIFSPRAVQRLYRESHGIPRLINLISDRALLGAYAEGEHDITADHVRHAAKEVRGHSVGPSPSRPGSPDRSQYLIVAASVLVAIIGTAWLVERWAPDEPALPVQATAEPLQGAIERIGEEPAKTAQAAKPQTLAKLDVPGQLLDSPEAFRMLFGIWGRDYQPAESPIACDFAREAGLGCLERQGSRRSLEFLDRPAMLRLKDRAGNTGYVVIRQLSGDTAEIALPSGNRELSFASIEPYWFGEYRVLWRLPEYLNGDGFYSAENGQTLWLGARMMELAEALSASRQESDRIKRMSSEEQVRWYQDLQGLTVDGIAGAMTVIQMNNDLGAPVPRLKPSGPGTGPGDRSGDRE from the coding sequence ATGTATTACGACTTTTTCGGCTTTACCGAGCCTCCGTTCTCCATTGCCCCGGACCCCCGCTACCTGTATCTCAGTGGCCGCCACAAGGAGGCCCTGGCGCACCTGATGTACGGTGTCCAGGGGCAGGGTGGTTTCATTGTTATTACCGGCGAAGTGGGCACCGGTAAAACCACGGTTTCCCGCTGCTTCATTGAAAATGTGCCGGATCACGTCGACATTGCGCTGATCCTGAATCCCCGCCTGTCTGCCCGGGAATTGCTGTCGTCGATCTGTGATGAACTGGAGATTCCCCATGATATAGGCGCCACCATCAAGCAACTGGTTGATCTGATCAACCAGGACCTGTTGAAGGCCCATGCGGCAGGCCGGCACAAGGTGTTGATGATCGACGAGGCGCAGAACCTCTCCGCGGATGTGCTTGAGCAGCTCAGGCTTCTTACCAACCTGGAAACCGCCGAGAAGAAACTGTTGCAGATTGTGCTGCTTGGCCAGCCGGAACTCCAGGAGATGCTCGCCCTTCCGGAATTGCGGCAACTGAACCAGCGGGTAACCGCTCGCTACCATCTGGATGCGATTGGCAAGGACGAGTTGCCGGCTTACCTTCGTTACCGTCTCAGCGTTGCCGGTATGCGCGGGGATATTTTTTCGCCCCGGGCCGTCCAGCGGCTTTACCGGGAAAGCCACGGCATTCCCCGGCTGATAAACCTGATCAGTGATCGGGCCCTGCTTGGGGCCTACGCCGAAGGTGAGCATGACATTACCGCGGATCACGTTCGGCATGCCGCGAAAGAGGTTCGCGGTCATTCGGTTGGCCCCTCGCCATCCCGCCCGGGCTCACCCGACAGGTCCCAATACCTGATTGTTGCCGCCTCTGTGCTGGTTGCCATCATCGGAACTGCCTGGCTGGTTGAACGCTGGGCGCCGGACGAACCGGCACTGCCAGTGCAGGCCACGGCGGAACCCTTGCAGGGCGCTATTGAACGGATTGGCGAAGAGCCGGCCAAAACCGCGCAGGCGGCGAAACCGCAGACCCTCGCCAAACTCGATGTGCCCGGCCAGCTGCTGGATTCGCCCGAGGCGTTCCGGATGTTATTCGGGATCTGGGGCCGGGATTATCAACCGGCCGAGTCGCCGATAGCCTGCGATTTCGCCCGGGAGGCCGGGCTGGGGTGTCTGGAGCGACAGGGCAGTCGCCGAAGCCTGGAGTTTCTGGACCGACCGGCGATGTTGCGGCTCAAGGACCGGGCCGGCAACACCGGGTATGTGGTGATTCGCCAGTTGAGTGGCGACACGGCGGAAATTGCATTGCCGTCCGGTAACCGGGAGTTGTCCTTCGCCAGTATCGAGCCCTACTGGTTCGGGGAATACCGAGTGTTGTGGCGCCTGCCGGAATACCTCAACGGCGATGGCTTTTACAGCGCCGAGAACGGCCAGACGCTGTGGCTTGGCGCCCGGATGATGGAACTGGCGGAGGCGCTCAGTGCCAGCCGGCAGGAAAGCGACCGGATCAAGCGCATGAGTTCTGAGGAGCAGGTACGCTGGTACCAGGACCTCCAGGGCCTTACCGTCGACGGAATTGCCGGTGCCATGACGGTTATCCAGATGAATAACGATCTCGGGGCGCCCGTACCCCGGCTAAAGCCTTCAGGGCCGGGTACCGGGCCGGGGGATCGGTCAGGAGATCGAGAGTAG
- a CDS encoding general secretion pathway protein GspB — MSYILDALRKSEAERRQGRVPDLGQQVQLIHRPKKKKVSPVIWIVGALMLNAGVLAFVFWPGVRPPAQPVQPAEMPLAGEPEPERKAGSKEPEATAVVAESAPDQPVAETGDPVPAPERQAEANPLTAPAPRQQATIIVPSADSPPTFAPLPALEQAGRVPHLVELPLSFQKSVPDLTFNSHIYSSSPSSRRVMINNAYLRIGDSVDGLRVEDITEEGVVLSLDGQRFRVGVVRNWVSPR, encoded by the coding sequence ATGTCTTATATTCTTGATGCATTGAGAAAATCCGAGGCGGAGCGCCGCCAGGGCCGGGTGCCCGATCTTGGCCAGCAGGTGCAACTGATTCACCGGCCCAAAAAGAAGAAGGTGTCACCGGTAATCTGGATTGTCGGCGCCCTGATGCTTAATGCCGGTGTGCTGGCATTTGTTTTCTGGCCGGGTGTTCGGCCGCCGGCCCAACCGGTACAACCGGCTGAAATGCCCCTGGCCGGGGAACCCGAACCCGAGCGGAAAGCAGGTTCAAAGGAACCGGAAGCGACCGCCGTTGTGGCGGAATCCGCCCCGGATCAACCGGTTGCAGAGACCGGAGACCCGGTTCCGGCGCCAGAGCGCCAGGCCGAGGCCAATCCGCTCACGGCACCGGCGCCGAGGCAGCAGGCGACCATTATTGTGCCCTCAGCCGATTCGCCGCCGACGTTTGCGCCGCTGCCCGCGCTGGAGCAGGCGGGCCGGGTGCCCCATCTGGTAGAGTTGCCCCTTTCATTTCAGAAGAGTGTTCCGGATTTGACCTTTAACAGCCATATTTACTCGTCGTCCCCGTCATCCCGCCGTGTGATGATTAACAACGCCTACCTGCGTATCGGCGATTCAGTGGACGGCTTACGGGTGGAAGACATCACCGAGGAAGGGGTTGTGCTTAGCCTTGATGGCCAGCGATTCCGCGTTGGCGTTGTCCGGAACTGGGTGAGCCCGCGCTGA
- a CDS encoding phosphoadenylyl-sulfate reductase, with amino-acid sequence MRQPRAMTDIQTLREELEGQSPRSILKAALKQYDNIAISFSGAEDVVLIEMAHKLTDNLQVFTLDTGRLHPETYEFVERVRKHYGIKIEVLFPDAGEVQHLVNKKGLFSFYEDGHTECCGIRKVNPLRRKLATVDAWITGQRKDQSPGTRNDVPVVQEDAAFSTDGKTLVKFNPLANWSSKEVWDYIRMTEAPYNKLHEKGFVSIGCQPCTRPVLPGQHEREGRWWWEEATQKECGLHAGNLIARD; translated from the coding sequence ATAAGGCAACCCCGGGCCATGACCGATATTCAAACCTTGCGGGAAGAGCTCGAAGGCCAGAGCCCCCGCTCGATTCTCAAGGCCGCGCTCAAGCAGTACGACAACATCGCTATTTCCTTCAGCGGTGCGGAAGACGTGGTACTGATTGAAATGGCCCACAAGCTTACCGATAACCTGCAGGTCTTCACCCTGGATACCGGGCGCCTGCACCCGGAAACCTACGAGTTTGTCGAACGCGTTCGCAAACACTATGGCATCAAGATTGAAGTGCTGTTCCCGGACGCCGGCGAAGTTCAGCACCTGGTCAACAAGAAGGGTCTGTTCAGCTTCTACGAAGACGGGCACACAGAGTGCTGCGGCATTCGCAAGGTTAACCCGCTACGCCGCAAGCTGGCCACCGTTGACGCCTGGATAACCGGCCAGCGCAAGGACCAGAGCCCCGGCACCCGTAACGATGTTCCGGTGGTTCAGGAAGACGCGGCCTTCTCCACCGATGGGAAAACCCTGGTGAAGTTCAATCCGCTGGCGAACTGGAGCTCGAAGGAAGTCTGGGATTATATCCGGATGACCGAAGCGCCCTACAACAAGCTCCACGAAAAGGGCTTTGTCAGCATCGGCTGCCAGCCCTGCACCCGCCCTGTCCTGCCTGGACAGCATGAACGGGAAGGCCGCTGGTGGTGGGAAGAGGCCACCCAGAAGGAATGCGGCCTCCACGCCGGCAACCTGATCGCCCGGGACTGA
- a CDS encoding DUF3336 domain-containing protein, whose translation MLKDPRIAKFRKMLAEAPNYEVWKAAALELDFLEGNAEWKEDFASDLYHYELIYDRLSNLKQYRQQNDFERLKRALREGLHHDLGNMGNPALYTRSRVGTKHLIEEYITQVCEALDFLCDNPVPGFPVADKLQFFRDTLTSYGRPTLLLSGGATLGVFHFGVIKALWEKGLLPQVIAGSSIGAIIAGILGVHTDAEIPEMLVPENHNLKAWKWQGLLSAVRGDGLMDQEQLRACLRANIGEYTFEEAYQRTGRSINVSVSPVQAHQKARLLCGYTSPYLMVWSAVLASAAVPGIFPPVTLMKKDIQGNALPYMPRLKFVDGSVVSDLPIERLMHLYDVNFTIVSQTNPHVVPFLSQRGSDEKLSLGNLPMHLLKSEMQFHGQGIFDYLRKRLRPELLRQMSGQLYTIMGQRYSGDVTIAPTYSIKDYRRMLANPDPAYVREMILAGERATWPKISMIRSHARISKTLERCVRRLKQQNRRTAELRVISNADSGTS comes from the coding sequence GTGCTCAAGGATCCAAGAATAGCCAAGTTCCGGAAAATGCTGGCCGAAGCGCCGAACTACGAAGTGTGGAAGGCCGCCGCTCTGGAGCTGGATTTCCTGGAGGGCAATGCAGAGTGGAAGGAAGATTTTGCCTCTGACCTCTACCATTACGAGCTCATTTACGACCGGTTGAGCAACCTCAAGCAGTATCGCCAGCAGAATGATTTCGAGCGCCTGAAACGGGCCCTGCGCGAGGGGTTGCACCACGACCTGGGGAACATGGGCAACCCCGCGCTCTATACCCGCTCCAGGGTCGGCACCAAACACCTGATCGAGGAGTACATTACCCAGGTCTGTGAAGCCCTCGATTTCCTGTGCGATAACCCGGTGCCCGGTTTTCCGGTAGCGGATAAACTCCAGTTTTTCCGGGACACGCTTACCAGTTATGGTCGCCCGACACTACTGCTCAGTGGTGGTGCGACTCTCGGTGTGTTCCACTTTGGCGTAATCAAGGCGCTTTGGGAAAAAGGGCTGCTGCCGCAGGTGATTGCGGGTTCCAGCATCGGCGCCATCATTGCGGGTATTCTCGGCGTTCACACCGATGCCGAAATCCCGGAAATGCTGGTTCCGGAAAATCACAATCTGAAGGCCTGGAAGTGGCAGGGATTGCTCAGTGCGGTGCGCGGTGATGGCCTGATGGACCAGGAGCAACTACGTGCCTGCCTGCGTGCCAACATTGGCGAATACACCTTTGAGGAGGCCTATCAGCGGACGGGCCGCTCCATCAACGTCAGCGTGTCGCCGGTGCAGGCCCATCAGAAGGCCCGTCTGCTGTGCGGCTATACCTCGCCCTACCTGATGGTTTGGAGCGCGGTGCTGGCCAGTGCCGCGGTGCCGGGGATATTCCCGCCCGTGACGCTGATGAAAAAGGACATTCAGGGCAATGCGCTGCCCTACATGCCGCGCCTGAAGTTCGTGGATGGCTCGGTGGTCAGCGATTTGCCCATCGAGCGTTTGATGCACCTTTACGATGTGAACTTTACCATCGTCAGCCAGACCAACCCCCATGTGGTGCCGTTTCTCAGCCAGCGGGGCAGCGATGAAAAGCTGTCCCTTGGCAACCTGCCCATGCACCTGCTGAAATCGGAAATGCAGTTTCACGGGCAGGGGATCTTTGATTACCTGCGCAAACGGCTAAGGCCGGAACTCCTGCGGCAGATGTCCGGTCAGTTATACACGATCATGGGCCAGCGGTACTCGGGAGACGTCACCATCGCCCCCACGTATTCCATCAAGGACTATCGCCGTATGCTGGCGAACCCGGACCCGGCCTATGTCCGGGAGATGATTCTTGCCGGCGAGCGGGCCACCTGGCCGAAAATTTCGATGATTCGTTCACACGCCCGAATTTCCAAAACCCTGGAGCGTTGCGTGCGAAGGCTGAAACAGCAGAACCGGCGAACCGCTGAGCTCAGAGTGATCAGCAACGCGGATTCTGGTACGTCCTGA